A window from Mus caroli chromosome 2, CAROLI_EIJ_v1.1, whole genome shotgun sequence encodes these proteins:
- the Dido1 gene encoding death-inducer obliterator 1, translating into MDDKGHLSNEEAPKAIKPTSKEFRKTWGFRRTTIAKREGAGDTEVDPSEQQPQQHNLSLRRSGRQPKRTERVEEFLTTVRRRGKKNVPVSLEDSSEPTSSTVTDVETASEGSVESSSEIRSGPVSDSLGKEHPASSEKAKGGDEDEDTSDSDSDGLTLKELQNRLRRKREQEPVERSLRGGQNRLRKKRREEDSAETGSVQIGSAEQDIPLCKQEPEASQGPVSQPETDDLENQLEGKATQGNTEENPREAGKPKPECEVYDPNALYCICRQPHNNRFMICCDRCEEWFHGDCVGISEARGRLLERNGEDYICPNCTILQVQDETXGSAADEQDSGCRPVGADGTDCTSIGTVEQKSGEDQGIKGRIEKAANPSGKKKLKIFQPVVEAPGAPKCIGPGCSSVAQPDSVYCSNDCILKHAAATMRFLSSGKEQKTKPKEKVKTKPEKFSLPKCSVQVGIKISSVHKRLASEKRENPVKKVMLASRSETPGKEAACESSTPSWASDHNYNAVKPEKPEKPTALSPTLLSKSMKDDRRVEDRTMAAVTIPKKALPSASLVGRQTSPRNLVPKKLPPYPNMAGAKPAIKKLPSGFKGTIPKRPWPSATLSGTSARQAGPTPMTAASKKLPGSAAVVGVTRKPMSANVPAASPAPGRLGPVSPAPSQPNSQIRQNIRRSLKEILWKRVNDSDDLIMTENEVGKIALHIEKEMFNLFQVTDNRYKSKYRSIMFNLKDPKNQVCVPLTRCWEFFSQIDPHLHFTVIHLTSSNPSSSPSYLSCFLLLELEQQESVRAAPEKSAAPLLDVFSSMLKDTTSQHRAHLFDLNCKICTGQVPSSEDEPAPKKQKLSASSKKEDFKPRHDSSPPDTVPNTADEGIAETLPENASEPDPESTSSLNQERKXFPESPGDSHPEPSSLGGLSPSSASGGSGVVTTVTVSGRDPRTALSGSCTVTASMAAHLDNSQASETKLDMIKPALTSAVVPKSILAKPSSSPDPRYLSVPPSPRYVFKRMGSEQTSNSTFRLTREAGDYDSQVRITRQCASEGELSMLPCVLFPLQELCLIRFHPATEEEEVAYISLYSYFSSRGRFGVVANNNRHVKDLYLIPLSAKDPVPSKLLPFEGPGLESPRPNIILGLVICQKVKRPSSAGELDKTDEKRTRLQQEELETSVYPKVTAALPSEKKPPKYSVHSIDTAASSTTPPGSPPPPPPLPEPPVLKILSSLKPGSTSTVTAPTTSAAITTTASPVTAATSKTASPLEHILQTLFGKKKSFEPSGKESVGSTLSPHQDSKAKGEDTMSAAPLLDPIVQQFGQFSKDKALEEEEEDDRPYDPEEEYNPERAFHTLLLAEPGRPPDVQSVSEAAEREEVAYDPEDETILEEAKVTIDDLPNRMCMKVSATERPADFTTDASSASLVEQQKMLEELNKQIEEQKRQLEEQEEALRQQRAAVGVSMAHFSVSDALMSPPPKSSLGKTELFSQEQQAPDPSQGALNTNHNLDSRQSRDPRQARRLAAENTENESLPRAPTGSTPGPQGPLPARETPAGTAVVQGPGLAAEAKESMAVPWAPGENAVLRPEHDIQKCEHPGNPVSLPLDTSHLPTAGDGSARPAPPRRVLLPTPPSTTFPPSFPLQPKAQNFSSGSREPFSGPTFMSQETSLGSSQYEDPRGAQSAGKSDSPVADXEDSREPQPRPGESTTSFPQPGQRGGGPQPQFPGQREPAPRTFGMSGHHGPSFPGPRGQVPPYSEENLVPNSDGPRGPPPARFGAQKPPIPSLFSGQHGPPPYGDNRGLSPSYLGGPRGGAPTQFEDRKDPHGEKREFQDTPYNEMTGAPAQCEGPDQAQFMGNRAPFQFGGQRRPLLTQMKGPRGGPPPSQFGGQRGPPPGHFVGPRGPHPSQFENSRGTHPGQFEGARGQAPGFMPGPRGIQPQQFEEQRVNSPPRFAGQRASAPLPYGGPRGPAPFPEKNEQPPSRFHFQGPSSQPVKPPPRPLLELPSHPPQHRKDRWDEAGPATALPSSAGPGQGHEADGQWATSEFREGKGHEYRSPAFEGRQRERFEAGPKEKPLDEPEAQGLESRQGRAFEDRRRERERGRNWSRERDWERSRDWDRHREWDKGRDRSSNRDRERDNDRAKEWDRSRERSRNRDRDRERRRDRDRSRSRDRDRDRERARDRDRDRGRDRKDRSKSRESPRDLKPEARTSEGGPAAAQA; encoded by the exons ATGGATGATAAAGGGCACCTGAGCAATGAGGAAGCACCCAAGGCTATCAAACCCACCAGTAAGGAGTTCAGGAAAACCTGGGGTTTTCGAAGAACCACGATTGCCAAACGTGAGGGTGCAGGAGACACGGAGGTGGACCCCAGTGAGCAGCAACCACAGCAGCATAACCTCTCCCTGCGCCGCAGTGGACGGCAACCAAAGCGTACTGAGAGGGTAGAAGAGTTTCTTACCACGGTTCGGCGCCGAGGGAAAAAGAATGTGCCAGTGTCCTTGGAGGATTCCAGTGAGCCCACATCCTCCACAGTCACTGATGTGGAGACAGCTTCTGAGGGGAGCGTTGAAAGCAGTTCTGAGATCAGAAGTGGCCCTGTATCTGACTCCTTAGGGAAAGAACATCCTGCCTCTTCTGAAAAGGCAAAAGGAGGTGATGAGGATGAAGACACCTCTGACAGTGACAGTGATGGCCTTACGTTGAAGGAACTTCAGAACCGCCTTCGGAGAAAGCGAGAGCAAGAACCTGTGGAGAGGTCCCTGAGAGGCGGTCAGAATCGCCTGAGGAAGAAGCGCAGAGAGGAAGATTCTGCCGAAACTGGGAGTGTCCAAATAGGCAGTGCCGAGCAGGACATACCTCTCTGTAAGCAGGAGCCTGAGGCTAGTCAGGGACCAGTGTCCCAGCCAGAGACAGATGACCTAGAAAATCAGTTGGAAGGGAAGGCTACTCAGGGAAATACAGAGGAAAACCCCAGGGAAGCGGGCAAACCAAAGCCTGAGTGTGAGGTTTACGACCCCAATGCCCTGTACTGCATCTGCCGCCAGCCTCACAACAACAG GTTTATGATCTGCTGTGATCGGTGTGAAGAGTGGTTCCATGGTGACTGTGTGGGTATTTCTGAGGCCCGAGGGCGGCTCCTGGAAAGGAATGGGGAAGACTACATCTGCCCAAATTGCACCATTTTGCAAGTGCAGGATGAGACAAGNGGTAGCGCCGCCGATGAGCAGGACTCTGGGTGCAGACCTGTGGGTGCTGATGGCACAGACTGCACAAGCATAGGGACAGTAGAGCAGAAGTCCGGAGAAGACCAGGGCATAAAGGGTAGGATTGAGAAGGCGGCAAACCCCAGCGGCAAGAAAAAACTCAAGATATTCCAGCCT GTCGTAGAGGCTCCTGGTGCTCCTAAATGCATTGGCCCTGGGTGTTCCAGTGTAGCACAGCCTGACTCCGTGTATTGCAGTAATGACTGCATTCTCAAACACGCAGCAGCTACCATGAGATTTCTAAGTTCAGgtaaagaacaaaaaacaaaacccaaggaaaAGGTCAAGACGAAGCCAGAAAAGTTCAGTCTTCCAAAATGCAGTGTTCAG GTGGGGATTAAAATCTCTTCTGTGCACAAGAGACTAGCGtcagagaaaagggaaaaccCAGTGAAGAAAGTGATGCTGGCTTCCAGGAGTGAGACTCCCGGGAAGGAGGCAGCCTGTGAGAGCAGCACACCATCCTGGGCAAGTGACCACAACTACAACGCCGTGaagccagagaagccagagaagccCACTGCACTCTCGCCCACCCTATTGAGTAAAT CCATGAAGGATGACAGGAGGGTGGAGGACAGGACAATGGCAGCAGTTACCATCCCGAAGAAAGCACTTCCTTCAGCCTCTTTGGTGGGCAGACAGACTTCACCTAGAAATCTTGTTCCAAAGAAGCTTCCTCCTTACCCTAATATGGCAGGAGCCAAACCAGCCATTAAGAAGCTGCCTTCAGGCTTCAAGGGTACCATCCCCAAGAGGCCATGGCCCTCAGCCACCCTGTCAGGCACTTCTGCCAGGCAGGCAGGACCAACACCTATGACAGCTGCTTCCAAAAAGTTGCCTGGCTCTGCTGCTGTGGTGGGAGTTACCAGGAAGCCAATGTCTGCCAATgttcctgctgcttctccagccccaggacgCCTTGGTCCTGTGAGCCCAGCTCCATCACAGCCCAATTCACAAATACGACAAAATATAAGGCGCTCCTTGAAAGAGATTTTGTGGAAAAG AGTCAATGACAGCGATGACTTAATAATGACAGAAAATGAAGTAGGAAAAATTGCCCTCCACATTGAGAAGGAGATGTTTAACTTGTTCCAGGTTACTGATAATCGCTATAAGAGCAAATATCGCAGCATCATGTTCAACCTTAAGGATCCTAAGAATCAGGTCTGTGTACCCCTGACTAGATGTTGGGAATTCTTTTCCCAGATAGACCCTCACCTTCATTTCACAGTGAT CCACTTGACGTCATCCAACCCTAGTAGTTCTCCATCATATCTCTCCTGCTTTCTGCTGCTGGAGCTT GAACAACAAGAGTCAGTGCGAGCCGCCCCTGAGAAGAGCGCAGCGCCTCTCCTGGACGTCTTCAGCAGCATGCTGAAGGACACCACAAGCCAGCACCGCGCCCATCTGTTTGATTTAAACTGTAAAATCTGTACAG GTCAGGTTCCATCCTCGGAGGATGAACCAGCTCCTAAGAAGCAAAAGCTTTCAGCTTCTTCTAAGAAAGAAGACTTTAAGCCCAGGCATGACAGCTCTCCACCTGATACAGTTCCTAACACTGCTGATGAAGGGATTGCAGAGACGCTGCCTGAAAATGCCTCTGAGCCAGACCCAGAGAGTACGTCTAGTCTGAACCAGGAGAGAAAGTNTTTCCCTGAGTCTCCAGGCGATAGCCATCCTGAGCCCTcttctctgggtggcctttctccctcttctgcctctggtgggagtggggtggtcACCACAGTCACAGTGTCTGGTCGAGATCCCAGAACTGCCCTGAGTGGGTCATGCACAGTCACAGCCTCCATGGCAGCCCATCTGGACAACTCCCAGGCTTCAGAAACCAAACTGGACATGATAAAGCCTGCATTGACTTCTGCAGTGGTGCCCAAGTCCATACTGGCTAAGCCATCCTCCTCTCCTGACCCAAGATACCTGTCAGTACCACCATCACCAAGGTATGTTTTTAAAAGGATGGGGTCTGAGCAAACCTCCAACTCTACCTTTAGACTGACCAGGGAAGCTGGT GACTATGACAGTCAGGTCAGAATTACTAGACAGTGTGCATCTGAAGGAGAATTGAGCATGCTTCCTTGTGTTCTGTTTCCCTTACAGGAGCTCTGTCTGATCCGCTTCCACCCTGCCaccgaggaggaggaggttgcATACATCTCTCTCTACTCCTATTTTAGCAGCCGTGGTCGCTTTGGGGTTGTAGCTAATAACAACAGGCATGTCAAGGACCTGTACCTGATTCCACTGAGTGCTAAGGACCCTGTGCCATCCAAACTCTTGCCCTTTGAGGGCCCAG gTCTTGAATCACCACGTCCAAATATAATACTTGGGTTAGTAATATGTCAGAAAGTGAAACGTCCTTCAAGTGCTGGTGAGTTAGACAAGACAGATGAGAAGCGGACTCGACTCCAACAGGAAGAACTAGAAACTTCAGTCTATCCCAAAGTAACTGCAGCTTTGCCATCCGAGAAGAAGCCTCCCAAGTACAGTGTGCACTCTATAGACACNGCTGCCAGCAGCACCACACCCCCTGgctctcctccaccccctcctcctcttcctgaacCCCCAGTATTGAAAATACTGTCATCCCTCAAGCCAGGGTCCACCAGCACTGTCACAGCGCCCACCACATCAGCAGCAATCACTACCACAGCTTCTCCTGTTACTGCTGCCACTTCAAAAACCGCCTCGCCCCTGGAACACATCCTGCAGACTCTCTTtgggaaaaagaaatcatttgagCCATCTGGAAAAGAATCTGTTGGGTCTACTCTATCTCCACATCAGGATTCCAAGGCCAAGGGGGAGGACACCATGTCGGCAGCTCCTTTGTTGGATCCAATTGTTCAACAgtttggtcaattctcaaaagaCAAggctctggaggaggaggaggaagatgacagGCCCTACGACCCTGAGGAAGAGTACAACCCTGAGCGGGCGTTTCATACGCTGCTCCTCGCTGAGCCAGGGAGGCCTCCTGATGTGCAGAGTGTGTCTGAggcagcagagagggaggaggtggcCTATGACCCAGAAGATGAGACCATCTTAGAAGAAGCCAAAGTGACCATTGATGACTTGCCCAATCGCATGTGTATGAAAGTTAGCGCCACAGAAAGGCCTGCCGACTTCACCACCGATGCCTCCAGTGCCTCGCTGGTAGAGCAGCAGAAAATGTTAGAAGAGCTAAATAAACAGATTGAGGAGCAAAAGAGGCAGCTGGAGGAGCAAGAAGAAGCTCTCCGACAGCAGAGGGCTGCTGTGGGTGTGTCCATGGCACACTTCTCTGTGTCAGATGCATTGATGTCACCACCTCCCAAGTCGTCTTTGGGCAAGACAGAGCTGTTCTCTCAAGAACAGCAAGCCCCAGACCCAAGTCAGGGAGCCCTGAACACCAACCACAACTTAGACTCAAGACAAAGCAGGGACCCAAGGCAGGCCAGGCGGCTCGctgcagaaaacacagagaatgagTCCCTCCCTAGGGCCCCCACAGGAAGCACACCTGGCCCACAAGGCCCCCTACCTGCCAGGGAGACTCCTGCTGGGACTGCAGTAGTCCAGGGGCCTGGGCTGGCTGCAGAAGCCAAGGAGTCAATGGCTGTTCCCTGGGCTCCAGGTGAAAACGCTGTGTTGAGACCTGAACATGACATCCAAAAATGTGAGCACCCTGGTAACCCTGTCTCATTACCCCTGGACACCAGCCACCTTCCTACAGCTGGGGATGGCTCAGCCAGGCCAGCACCACCCCGCAGAGTGCTGCTGCCCACACCCCCTAGCACCACCTTTCCACCCAGCTTCCCTTTGCAACCTAAGGCCCAAAATTTTAGTTCTGGAAGCAGGGAGCCTTTCTCAGGGCCCACATTTATGTCTCAGGAAACATCTCTTGGCTCATCCCAATATGAGGACCCCAGGGGTGCTCAGTCTGCTGGGAAGAGTGACAGCCCAGTAGCTGATNTGGAGGACAGCAGAGAGCCACAGCCTAGGCCTGGTGAGAGTACTACTTCATTCCCCCAAcctgggcagaggggagggggccctcagcctcagtttcctggcCAGCGTGAACCTGCACCACGCACTTTTGGGATGTCGGGTCATCATGGTCCCAGTTTTCCAGGACCTAGGGGGCAAGTCCCACCTTATTCAGAAGAGAACCTTGTTCCTAATAGTGATGGACCAAGAGGCCCTCCACCTGCCAGATTTGGGGCACAGAAGCCACCAATCCCTTCCTTATTCTCTGGGCAACATGGGCCACCTCCCTATGGGGACAACAGGGGACTCTCACCTTCTTATCTTGGTGGGCCCCGAGGAGGAGCACCAACCCAATTTGAAGACCGCAAGGATCCTCATGGGGAGAaaagggaattccaggacactCCGTACAACGAGATGACAGGTGCCCCTGCTCAGTGTGAAGGGCCAGATCAGGCCCAGTTCATGGGGAACAGGGCACCCTTTCAGTTTGGAGGCCAGAGACGGCCACTGCTAACTCAAATGAAAGGGCCCCGTGGAGGACCTCCACCCTCTCAGTTTGGAGGCCAAAGGGGACCACCTCCTGGTCATTTCGTGGGCCCACGTGGGCCCCATCCTAGTCAGTTTGAAAATTCCCGGGGCACTCACCCTGGCCAGTTTGAAGGGGCCAGGGGCCAAGCACCTGGTTTCATGCCAGGCCCCCGGGGCATTCAGCCCCAGCAGTTCGAAGAGCAGAGAGTGAACTCNCCACCAAGGTTTGCCGGCCAGAGGGCATCNGCACCCCTGCCGTATGGAGGACCAAGGGGCCCTGCACCCTTTCCTGAAAAAAATGAGCAGCCACCTTCTCGATTTCACTTTCAAGGCCCATCTTCACAGCCCGTGAAGCCTCCCCCTCGGCCCCTGTTGGAGCTACCAAGCCATCCTCCTCAGCATAGAAAGGACCGATGGGATGAGGCAGGCCCAGCCACTGctctgccttccagtgctgggCCTGGACAGGGCCATGAGGCCGATGGGCAGTGGGCCACATCAGAGTTCCGAGAAGGCAAAGGCCATGAATACAGGAGCCCAGCTTTtgaagggagacagagggagcGATTTGAAGCAGGACCTAAAGAAAAGCCTCTGGACGAGCCTGAAGCCCAAGGGTTGGAAAGCCGGCAGGGCCGGGCATTTGAGGATAGGaggcgagagcgagagagaggcagaaactgGAGTCGAGAAAGAGACTGGGAGAGGAGCCGGGACTGGGACCGGCATCGGGAGTGGGATAAAGGCAGGGATAGGAGCTCCAACAGGGACAGGGAACGAGACAACGACAGGGCTAAGGAATGGGACCGGAGCCGCGAGAGAAGCCGGAATCGTGACCGGGACCGAGAAAGGCGGCGAGACCGAGACAGGTCCCGCAGCAGAGACCGAGACAGGGACCGTGAGAGAGCACGAGACAGGGACCGGGACCGAGGCCGGGACCGGAAGGACCGCAGCAAGAGCAGAGAGAGCCCTCGGGACCTGAAGCCTGAGGCCAGGACCTCTGAGGGGGGCCCTGCTGCAGCCCAGGCCTAG